One window of Halorubrum sp. CBA1229 genomic DNA carries:
- a CDS encoding TRAM domain-containing protein: protein MVDIPDTLRSVFTATIESEDGSCTFEVPASEVRHDAIQPGETYRIAVLETGHTTALSDTPSADRSSETSPTTQEQGPPEPPVEEGEIREVTIETIGDQGDGIAKVDRGYVVIVPEGQPGDEPTVEIEQVQQNVAFATIVEPDPRTL, encoded by the coding sequence ATGGTCGACATCCCTGATACACTTCGCTCGGTATTTACTGCGACTATTGAGTCCGAGGACGGAAGCTGCACATTCGAGGTTCCAGCGAGTGAGGTACGTCACGACGCTATTCAACCCGGTGAAACGTATCGAATCGCTGTTCTCGAAACCGGGCATACAACGGCGCTATCCGATACACCGTCCGCGGACAGATCGTCTGAGACCTCCCCGACCACTCAGGAGCAGGGACCCCCCGAGCCGCCTGTTGAAGAGGGTGAGATTCGGGAGGTGACGATTGAGACGATTGGTGACCAGGGCGACGGCATCGCGAAGGTTGACCGCGGTTACGTCGTGATCGTTCCGGAGGGGCAGCCCGGTGACGAACCGACCGTTGAGATCGAACAGGTGCAACAGAACGTCGCCTTTGCTACGATCGTTGAGCCGGACCCCCGAACGCTGTGA
- a CDS encoding stress response translation initiation inhibitor YciH → MTVRTEERRYGKKMVVVEGFEGGTDLDSLASELKSTLGTGGTVKEGHIELQGDHEERVRELLKANGYSVR, encoded by the coding sequence GTGACTGTCCGAACGGAAGAACGCCGGTATGGAAAGAAAATGGTCGTCGTCGAGGGGTTCGAAGGTGGCACCGATCTCGACTCACTCGCCTCAGAACTGAAATCTACACTTGGAACTGGTGGCACCGTCAAAGAAGGGCACATCGAACTCCAGGGCGATCACGAGGAACGCGTCCGCGAACTTCTCAAAGCAAACGGATACTCCGTCAGATAA